In Spirosoma aureum, a single genomic region encodes these proteins:
- a CDS encoding NAD(P)/FAD-dependent oxidoreductase — protein MTADFLIVGQGIAGSVLAWILDQRGCSVLLADDPGLPSASAVAAGIVNPLTGRKLVRTWKADELFPFLHQFYSQIEQELAVRFFHPKNIYRPFRSLAEQTDYLAIIAEPDIQSYVSKLVDNQSYSQYINNPFGGLEVTQSGWVDLTELTRIIKGYFIRKNQYYEGRVSSIDLIIKDESVDWKGVKINKVIFCDGVQARENLLFDWLPYNPVKGQILTAVVDNYPITSIVNQGVFILPIRSGLLRIGATYSWHDLDWQTTDDGRSFLESKVRAVLKVPYQVVAQQAGIRPSTKDRRPFVGIHPEYPAIGIFGGMGTKGVSLAPYLAEQFARHLLDGEELEPEANISRYVSLL, from the coding sequence ATGACTGCCGATTTTTTGATTGTAGGGCAGGGGATAGCCGGGTCTGTGCTGGCCTGGATACTTGATCAACGCGGTTGTTCTGTATTACTGGCCGATGATCCTGGGCTTCCATCAGCCTCGGCGGTAGCAGCCGGAATTGTTAATCCGCTTACCGGCCGGAAATTGGTTCGAACCTGGAAAGCTGACGAGTTGTTCCCTTTCCTTCATCAGTTTTATTCTCAGATTGAACAGGAACTTGCTGTTCGATTCTTTCATCCTAAAAATATCTACCGCCCCTTTCGCTCACTGGCCGAGCAAACCGATTATCTCGCCATTATAGCTGAACCCGACATTCAATCGTATGTGTCAAAACTGGTTGATAATCAGTCCTATAGTCAGTATATAAATAACCCGTTCGGAGGTTTGGAAGTAACCCAGTCAGGATGGGTAGATTTAACTGAACTGACCAGAATTATAAAGGGCTATTTTATACGAAAAAATCAATACTATGAAGGTCGAGTTTCTTCTATTGATCTGATAATTAAGGATGAAAGTGTCGATTGGAAGGGCGTCAAAATAAATAAAGTCATATTTTGTGATGGCGTTCAGGCCCGCGAGAATTTGTTATTTGACTGGCTGCCGTATAATCCCGTGAAAGGACAAATTCTGACGGCGGTTGTCGATAATTATCCTATTACATCGATCGTGAATCAGGGTGTTTTTATTTTGCCAATTCGGAGCGGGTTGCTTCGGATTGGGGCTACTTACTCCTGGCATGACCTGGATTGGCAAACAACTGATGACGGGCGATCGTTTTTAGAGTCGAAAGTTCGCGCGGTTTTGAAGGTTCCTTATCAGGTCGTTGCACAACAGGCGGGTATTCGACCATCAACCAAAGATCGACGGCCGTTTGTGGGTATTCATCCGGAGTATCCGGCCATTGGTATTTTTGGGGGTATGGGCACAAAAGGGGTCTCACTTGCGCCCTATCTGGCTGAGCAATTTGCACGGCATTTATTAGATGGCGAAGAATTAGAGCCGGAAGCGAATATTAGCCGTTATGTTTCGTTATTATAG